The Grus americana isolate bGruAme1 chromosome 29, bGruAme1.mat, whole genome shotgun sequence genome contains the following window.
tgaaatgtcatttttcaggAAGGAATCCAGGCTGTAATTAAAATCCTTCATTTTAAGCATCTGCCCTGGGCGGAGGCCAGCGCGTTGGGGCTGCAGCACGTGCTTTAGCATCGCGAATCATTActcccatctccttcccacTTGCACTGGTCACTTGTGAACCAGGGTCACGGGGACATCCCGAACACCGGTGCCGGTGGTCCTCGCTTGAGCTGGGGCGGTTTGATGGCATGTCCAGGTGCCAGACCTCAGCGAGGACACAGACCTGGATTTGCAGGTGGGGAAGTGGGACCCTGTGGGTTGGTTACAGCAGCTCTAAAGGGGAAATGTGACCCCTGGGGACTGCATTTCCTTTATCATCAGGATGGTGGGGTGACTCTGATGGGAGGTTCAGGGGCCCATGGGGTCCTGCGCATGGTGTTCCCAGGGAGGGTGGGGGCTGCTGCCTGTTCTTGCTGGCTGCCCACGGGTGGCATTGCGAACCCCCTCCAAACGTTTCTGGGTTTCCTGCCACTGCGTGCGTGCCTTGCTCTTGAGAGAGGCGGAAGTGAAAGGGACTGAGTCGTCTAGCGACTATCTTGCTAGCCCCTTTCCTGCAGGGCCCCCCAGCTCCAAGTTTGGGGACggtggcaggaggctgcaggctcAGGGGGGTCCTTGGTGAGCAGCTGCCTGGCGAGGGCAATTTCCACCCCCGGGTTTGGATGCggaagcagagagaagatgGCGGTGGGGCTTACAGCAAtgttcctcttcttccccttcgTCATGCAAGGTATGGCGGCGTGTTTCCCCAGGGCGAGGGTGCTGGGTTGGGGGGAGATGGCTTTGGGGATGGTGGGGGACCTCAGGGATGTGCCCATGGGTAAACCCTTCCTGTCCCCGCTTTCTCCCTGTGTGGTTTTCCCATCCCGGAGCTGCGCCTGAGGTGCGACCCACTGGGCCCCTTCCCACGGGAGCCCCCGGTATCACCACCACCAAGGTGGGGGTACAGGGGCTGCTCTGGGTGAGCCTGGAGGGGGGAGAGGACTCCAAAAGtgaaagcaaatgtgaaaaaaacacTTCACTGGGGGATCTGGGCAGTTCCGTGCTCAGGGTGAGGAGGTTGAAATCCCACCACTTGTTGGTTGTCCCTGCAACGTGCCTCCAAGGCCAAGAGAGCACAAAGGCATTAGGGATTAGTGAGTAAATGGgttatttgcattttccaaGTGTCTGGGAGGAATCAAGGTCCCCGGGCGGGGTCCCTGTGAGGGGTGGGCTGTGTCCAGTTGACCAAGCAGCACCGGTCTCTGCTTTCTTGGCAGCCGCAGCACAACAAGGTCCATCATCGAAGGTGGTCGGGGTCGTTGGTGGGGTGGCATATCTCAGTCCCAGCCTGCAAAACCCGGCCTCCTATAACCATATACAATGGCGACGCAACGACTCTGTGATGATCGCCAGGTGGGACAAGGGAGCGACGGTCCTGTACCCCAACAGCAACTACAAGGGACGCCTGGAGCTCATCCTCAACAGCACCCTAAAAATCAGCCGCCTGCAGAAAAGTGACAGCAGCTCATACCAAGTGTACCGGGGGGATGAGGGAGGCAAAGAGCACGTTGAAACCATCCTCCTGAGGGTGTATGGTGAGCTGGGAGGATGGAAGGGTTGTCCCAGTGCCCTGCGGGGGGATAGGGACGCTGTTGCATCCTGCTGTCTCTTGCAGATCCGGTCCCAAAGCCAACTGTGAAGGCCAAAGTGACCAGGGATGAGTCGTTGCAGTGCAAAGCCACCCTGGAGTGCTCAGTGGGGCTTGAAGGGGTGACCTACGAGTGGATCTTCCCCAGAAAGCTCCCGCTGAAGGGTGCGGGTGCCTCTGAGCAGCAGGTCTCCTTCAACCCCTTGGAGGAAACCTACATCTGCAAAGTCAGCAACCCTGTCTCCTCCAACAGCGCCTCGCTGATCTACAGGCACCCCTGTTCCTGGACAGGTACCGCCCGCGGTGCATGCACGAGATGGGGAAACTGGCGTGGGATGGGTGCAAGGCGGCCTTGGCTTTGAAGGGTTGCTGGACCAGCGGCCATGACCCTGAGGACTGCAGGTCCCTGCAAGGCTTGAGGTGGCCCATAGGTCAGGGTGATGGGTTCCTTTTCCCCCTGCACTGTGGGCTGGTGGGAGGCAGAAGCCCacctggggagggggttggggggggtctcctggcagggccaggcagcccccagACCTCCTCACAACCCTGGgtctccctctgcctccaggTGAGTCCTCCGCTGCTGCATCCTACACCACGACCAGCACACTGCTAGTCCTGGGAcacgtcctcctcctcctcgctctgGCTTAAGGATGCTCTGCGGTTTACATTTCTCCTTGTCTCACcccatcccccccgccccgccatgGGACCAGCGCCTGGATGAGGCCCCCAAACCGGCGGGATGCAGAAAGATGCAGTTGCTCAAGGGAACCATCACAACCAGTGTCTGTCACACCAGCACCCACCCGGTCTCATCCACAGCCACCTACTtcctccagcccagcctctggcttctctgctgctgccttcagggtagttctgtgcctcagttttcctcctcacctcttctgctttgctttaatCAGAGGTCGTGTTCTCTGAATTTGAGCAAAACAGGGATGAAGTCTGTTGCAAGGGTGTTTTGAGAACGCCAACAATCTAAATTGCTAAATTAATAGTTGAAATTCCTCTTCTGGAAGTCCTCTTGGAAGTCCTCTTGGAAGTCCTCTTCTCCCTGACCCTGAGGTCTGCAGGGAGACCCAATCTGAGCCTTTGCCGGGGCTCCCCGTGGACTTCGCGGGGGGGTCCTCAGTCATCACCTGCTGTCACCGATGAGTTGTGCAGGACAGCGCGCGAGGTGTTTAGCCCAGAACCGGTGACACTAGCATGGGtgcagctgggtgctgccagATCTCCAGGTCCAGAGCACCAGAGCAACTCGAGGTGGTAGGGCTAAGGTGACACCTTTGTCTTTATCTGCAAGGGAGGGTTCAGCAGGGCAAGtactaatataaaaatattaaaatttctttaaacttaACTGCCACACTTTTAGGTGCCTGTTCTGCATTCTCATCTGGGCTGGGGTTGGCTGCAGCGGGTGCTCGAGGACCGGGAGGATGATGGAGGGAGCCACGTTTCCCCCCAACAGCCTTGCTGGGCACAGGAGCCCTTCCACAGTTGTCCCCCATGGGAGGAGCCAGCTCCAGGTGGTGGGACACGGGTCCATTGGGGTGAGACAATGTGTCTTGTGAGTGATGGAGATGGTCACTGAgcctgcagggagggatggggacatgtCTCAGGGCCACTGCAGccctgggatgctgctgctcctgccagctgcagcaaaCCAGCCCAAGAGAGGGGAAATCTGGGCTCTACCCTCCATAAAACCCAAGAGGTATCACTTTCcagagtgtggtgggttgaccctggctggaggccaggtgcccaccagagctgctctctcactcccctcattcactaaacaggggagaaaaggcataacgaaatgcttgtaggtcgagataaggacagggagagatcactcactaattgttgtcacgagcaaaacagaccaaacttagagagggaattcatctgatttattactaggcaaaacagagtagaggaatgagaaaataaaatcaactcttaaaacacctccccccacccctcccatcttcccgggctcgacttcactcccggcttcagcCTTCCCCCccgctcagcggcacagggggacggggaatgggggttacagtcagttcatctcacggtgtttctgcagcttcttcatcctcagggggaggactcctctcatcgttcccctgctccagcatggagtccctctcacggggtgcagaccttcaggagaaaactgctccagcgtggggtcccgcgtggggtcccccatggggtcaccagtcctgccagcaaacctgccctggagtggctcccctcttcacgggtccaccagtccggccaggaacttgctccagcctgggcttcccacgggccgcagcctccttcaggtgcctccacctgctccggcgtggggtcctccacgggctgcaggtggaatctctacaccccctcatccttcctccatgggctgcagggggacagcctgcttcaccatggtcttcaccacgggctgcagggggatctctgctccggtgtctggagctcctcctccccctccatctgcactgaccttggtgtctgcagagtttcttacatctgctcgctcctctctccggctgcaaaagctctctctctaagtgtttttcttcttcttaaatatgttatcacagaggcgctgattggcttggccttggccagcggcgggtccgtcttggagccggctggcattggctctgtcagacacagggggagcttctagcagcttctcacagaagccacccctgtagcccccccgctaccaaaaccttgccacgcaaacccaacacacagagCCATCTTACACAAAGACTCCTAAGGCCTGAGTCATCAAAGGGTCCACAGGCTGTTGGGGTGACTCAGATGGGGAGTTCGGTGGCCCATGGGGTGCTGGCTGTGATGTCCCCAGGGAGGGTGGGGGCTGCTGCCTGTTCTTGCTGGCCACCCATGGGATGGTGTGACCTGGATGGGTGACTCATCTTGAGGGAGTCAGAAGTGAAGGAGCATCCTGGTTTCACCTGAGAcggttaattttcttcatggtagctgctatg
Protein-coding sequences here:
- the CD48 gene encoding CD48 antigen isoform X2; the protein is MAVGLTAMFLFFPFVMQAAAQQGPSSKVVGVVGGVAYLSPSLQNPASYNHIQWRRNDSVMIARWDKGATVLYPNSNYKGRLELILNSTLKISRLQKSDSSSYQVYRGDEGGKEHVETILLRVYDPVPKPTVKAKVTRDESLQCKATLECSVGLEGVTYEWIFPRKLPLKGAGASEQQVSFNPLEETYICKVSNPVSSNSASLIYRHPCSWTGESSAAASYTTTSTLLVLGHVLLLLALA
- the CD48 gene encoding CD48 antigen isoform X3, which codes for MSRCQTSARTQTWICRAPQLQVWGRWQEAAGSGGSLVSSCLARAISTPGFGCGSREKMAVGLTAMFLFFPFVMQAAAQQGPSSKVVGVVGGVAYLSPSLQNPASYNHIQWRRNDSVMIARWDKGATVLYPNSNYKGRLELILNSTLKISRLQKSDSSSYQVYRGDEGGKEHVETILLRVYDPVPKPTVKAKVTRDESLQCKATLECSVGLEGVTYEWIFPRKLPLKGAGASEQQVSFNPLEETYICKVSNPVSSNSASLIYRHPCSWTGESSAAASYTTTSTLLVLGHVLLLLALA
- the CD48 gene encoding CD48 antigen isoform X1, which codes for MSRCQTSARTQTWICSCLARAISTPGFGCGSREKMAVGLTAMFLFFPFVMQAAAQQGPSSKVVGVVGGVAYLSPSLQNPASYNHIQWRRNDSVMIARWDKGATVLYPNSNYKGRLELILNSTLKISRLQKSDSSSYQVYRGDEGGKEHVETILLRVYDPVPKPTVKAKVTRDESLQCKATLECSVGLEGVTYEWIFPRKLPLKGAGASEQQVSFNPLEETYICKVSNPVSSNSASLIYRHPCSWTGESSAAASYTTTSTLLVLGHVLLLLALA